The Leucobacter sp. UCMA 4100 genome window below encodes:
- a CDS encoding ribonuclease HII, with the protein MRALAPDPEKDPTLAFEHEQLERYPDYLGVIGLDEAGRGAIAGPVSVGAHVVQRGTTSFPEGLRDSKLLSEARREWIFPTVLEWGVGAVGFGQPGDIDEHGITTMLGRAGRDALLSVHEQGIDVRKCLIVVDGSHDWLSEALLQPLHVLTRVGADRQHASVAAASLRAKVERDRLMLEAHESLPHYAWNKNKGYGATAHYDGIRQYGLTPQHRASWIKPNTIERAVH; encoded by the coding sequence GTGCGGGCGCTTGCACCTGACCCCGAGAAAGACCCGACGCTTGCGTTTGAACACGAGCAGCTTGAGCGTTACCCCGACTACCTTGGCGTGATCGGCCTTGACGAGGCGGGGCGCGGCGCGATTGCGGGGCCTGTCTCGGTCGGTGCGCACGTTGTTCAGCGCGGCACGACCTCGTTTCCCGAGGGACTGCGCGACTCGAAGCTGCTGAGCGAAGCGAGGCGGGAGTGGATCTTTCCAACGGTGCTCGAATGGGGCGTCGGCGCGGTTGGCTTCGGTCAGCCGGGCGATATCGACGAGCACGGCATCACGACAATGCTCGGTAGAGCGGGACGTGATGCGTTGCTCTCGGTGCACGAGCAGGGCATCGACGTGCGCAAGTGCCTCATCGTGGTCGACGGCTCGCACGACTGGCTCTCTGAGGCCCTCCTGCAGCCCCTGCACGTGTTGACGCGCGTTGGCGCTGACCGGCAACACGCGAGCGTCGCGGCGGCTTCGCTGAGAGCTAAGGTCGAGCGTGATCGACTGATGCTCGAGGCACACGAATCGCTGCCGCACTACGCGTGGAACAAAAATAAAGGCTATGGCGCCACGGCACACTACGACGGCATCAGGCAGTACGGCCTCACCCCGCAGCACCGGGCGAGCTGGATCAAGCCGAACACCATCGAGCGCGCGGTACACTAA
- the murI gene encoding glutamate racemase, with the protein MLNETLNASAPIGVFDSGVGGLTVARAIRDLLPHESLIYVADTAHTPYGPRPIAEVRELALRVLDDLVARGVKILVIACNTASAAVLRDAYERYDVPVVEVIAPTVRSALAITKTGRVGLIGTEGTITSRVYDDLFTVRPDVTLNSVACPRFVELVEAGKTSGEEVVQVATEYLAPLIDEDIDTLVLGCTHYPFLRGAIRQVVGPRVTLVSSDIETANQVYEVLSDLHLNAPESDHDPVVTFEGTGSESAVQRELANRMLGVSIPNIMRQHTKQLTAPSATPALKALPLEKE; encoded by the coding sequence GTGCTCAACGAAACGCTTAACGCCTCGGCGCCCATCGGGGTGTTCGATTCTGGGGTCGGCGGCCTGACGGTGGCGCGAGCTATTCGCGACCTGTTGCCGCACGAGTCACTCATTTATGTCGCCGATACGGCGCACACTCCTTACGGCCCACGGCCTATCGCCGAGGTTCGCGAGCTCGCCCTGAGGGTGCTTGACGACCTGGTCGCGCGTGGCGTGAAGATTCTCGTGATTGCCTGCAACACCGCCTCTGCGGCGGTCTTACGCGACGCCTACGAGCGCTACGATGTGCCCGTTGTTGAGGTTATCGCCCCGACGGTGCGTAGCGCGCTCGCGATCACGAAGACCGGCAGGGTAGGGCTCATCGGTACCGAAGGGACGATTACCTCGCGCGTGTACGACGATCTCTTCACCGTGCGCCCCGATGTGACGCTGAACTCGGTCGCGTGCCCGCGTTTTGTCGAACTCGTTGAGGCGGGAAAGACCTCTGGCGAAGAGGTCGTGCAGGTCGCAACTGAGTATCTCGCGCCGCTCATCGACGAAGACATCGACACGCTCGTGCTCGGCTGCACCCACTACCCGTTTTTGCGTGGAGCAATTCGCCAGGTGGTGGGCCCGCGCGTCACGCTCGTCTCGAGCGACATTGAAACCGCTAACCAGGTCTACGAAGTACTGAGCGACCTGCACCTCAACGCCCCCGAGAGCGACCACGATCCCGTCGTGACGTTCGAGGGCACCGGGTCAGAGTCGGCGGTGCAGCGAGAGCTTGCCAACCGAATGCTCGGCGTGAGCATTCCGAACATCATGAGACAACACACGAAGCAACTGACAGCGCCAAGCGCGACACCAGCGCTCAAGGCCCTGCCGCTCGAAAAGGAGTAA
- the rph gene encoding ribonuclease PH has product MTQRADGRSPDELREITIERGWSAQAEGSALISFGNTKVLCTASFTNGVPRWLKGKGTGWVTAEYSMLPRSTNERMDRESVRGKIGGRTHEISRLIGRSLRAIIDTKKLGENTIVIDCDVLQADGGTRTAAITGAYVALVDAVEWGRKNGFISQKAEVLTDSVAAVSVGIIDGTPMLDLPYVEDVRAETDMNVVVTGSGDFVEVQGTAEGAPFKRDELDALLDLAVGGAKTLTGVQAKTLMEKLS; this is encoded by the coding sequence ATGACCCAACGTGCCGACGGTCGCAGCCCCGACGAACTGCGCGAGATCACGATCGAGCGAGGCTGGAGCGCCCAGGCTGAGGGAAGCGCCCTTATCTCGTTCGGTAACACGAAGGTGCTGTGCACCGCATCGTTTACGAACGGTGTGCCGCGCTGGTTGAAGGGTAAGGGCACCGGCTGGGTCACCGCCGAGTACTCGATGCTGCCTCGCTCGACGAACGAGCGCATGGATCGCGAGTCGGTTCGCGGCAAGATTGGTGGCCGCACGCACGAGATCTCGCGCCTTATCGGCCGCTCGCTTCGTGCCATCATCGACACGAAGAAGCTGGGCGAGAACACCATCGTCATCGACTGTGACGTGCTGCAGGCCGACGGCGGAACCCGCACGGCAGCCATTACGGGTGCGTACGTTGCTCTCGTCGACGCGGTTGAGTGGGGCCGCAAGAATGGCTTCATCTCGCAAAAGGCCGAGGTGCTCACCGACAGCGTCGCGGCCGTCTCGGTCGGCATCATCGATGGAACCCCCATGCTCGATCTCCCTTACGTCGAAGACGTGCGCGCCGAGACCGACATGAACGTTGTCGTGACCGGCAGCGGTGACTTCGTCGAGGTGCAGGGAACCGCCGAGGGCGCACCCTTTAAGCGCGACGAGCTTGACGCGCTGCTCGATCTTGCCGTGGGCGGAGCAAAAACGCTCACAGGCGTGCAGGCCAAGACGCTCATGGAGAAGCTCTCGTGA
- a CDS encoding non-canonical purine NTP pyrophosphatase yields the protein MRVVLASHNRKKLEELRRIIGPKVPAIELVGYDGPEPVEDGTSFAENALIKARAAAAHTGLPAIADDSGIAVDILGGSPGIFSARWGGPARDDLANLELLKWQLSDVAHPHRGGAFMCAAVLVAPNGDEVTRMGEWRGTILEQPRGANGFGYDPLFQPDGFERSAAELTPAEKDAESHRTRAFTALVADLNRLAE from the coding sequence ATGCGCGTCGTTCTCGCCTCGCACAACCGCAAGAAGCTTGAAGAGCTCCGTCGTATCATCGGCCCGAAGGTGCCCGCGATCGAACTCGTGGGCTACGACGGCCCCGAGCCGGTTGAAGACGGCACAAGCTTCGCCGAAAACGCCCTCATCAAGGCCCGAGCCGCAGCGGCTCACACTGGCCTTCCAGCGATCGCCGATGACTCTGGCATCGCCGTTGATATTCTCGGCGGATCGCCGGGCATCTTCTCGGCTCGCTGGGGAGGCCCGGCTCGCGACGATCTCGCGAACCTCGAGCTGCTCAAGTGGCAGCTGAGCGATGTCGCGCACCCGCACCGTGGTGGCGCATTTATGTGTGCTGCTGTGCTCGTCGCGCCGAACGGCGACGAGGTGACCCGCATGGGTGAGTGGCGAGGTACGATTCTTGAGCAGCCAAGGGGAGCGAACGGCTTCGGCTACGATCCGCTGTTTCAGCCCGATGGTTTCGAGCGTTCGGCGGCAGAACTCACGCCCGCCGAGAAAGATGCCGAGTCGCATCGCACGCGCGCCTTCACGGCGCTCGTTGCTGATCTCAACCGACTAGCTGAGTAG
- a CDS encoding LysE family translocator translates to MTAASWGALLIAWLAAIAMPGPDIFLLLKLGIRDRHPAVLAALGIMTGNLVWATASVLGMSALIRTFPVLLPTLQVAGSCVLIWLGVKSLRGGIAQLRERSETPDVTVTSRPFLLGFVTNIANPKALIFFTALLSQFLPAHTDWVTSATIIAVMVSTGVVWFVAVALASSSQAFRAWFGRVAPWFDVVAGAVFILVALTILAEVLLALLS, encoded by the coding sequence GTGACCGCCGCAAGTTGGGGCGCGCTGCTCATCGCGTGGCTCGCCGCTATTGCGATGCCCGGGCCCGATATCTTCCTGCTCCTCAAGCTCGGCATTCGTGACCGTCACCCCGCCGTGCTCGCGGCGCTCGGCATCATGACCGGCAACCTCGTGTGGGCAACGGCATCGGTGCTCGGTATGAGTGCGCTCATTCGCACCTTCCCCGTGCTGTTACCGACGTTGCAGGTCGCGGGCTCGTGCGTGCTCATCTGGCTCGGCGTGAAGAGCCTTCGGGGTGGCATCGCTCAGTTGCGTGAGCGCAGCGAAACTCCCGACGTCACCGTGACGAGCCGCCCATTTCTGCTCGGCTTTGTGACGAACATTGCCAATCCGAAGGCGCTCATCTTCTTCACCGCACTGCTCAGCCAGTTTCTTCCGGCCCACACCGATTGGGTCACGAGTGCGACCATCATCGCGGTCATGGTGTCAACCGGCGTCGTCTGGTTTGTCGCCGTAGCCCTCGCATCGTCTTCACAAGCCTTTCGGGCCTGGTTCGGCCGCGTTGCTCCATGGTTCGACGTCGTCGCGGGCGCCGTGTTCATTCTCGTGGCGCTCACGATTCTCGCAGAGGTGCTGCTCGCTCTACTCAGCTAG
- a CDS encoding thioesterase family protein, with the protein MNLYFRLLMLYLGQWRRSKLGVWSTGTKTFRVMPNDLDLLGHMNNGRYLTLCDLGRMDLMMRSGYWKRLTAAGWYPVVAGQMVSYRRSLNPFQKFQLTSRMLGFDEHGVYIEHTFRTREHVCAQVHLRARFLKKTGGKVSDDELRAFLGSDLAAMPEVPEWLSEWAASTRSLR; encoded by the coding sequence ATGAACCTGTATTTTCGTCTGCTGATGCTGTATTTAGGGCAGTGGCGTCGCTCGAAGCTTGGGGTGTGGAGCACGGGAACGAAGACGTTTCGTGTCATGCCCAACGACCTCGACCTCTTGGGCCACATGAATAACGGTCGCTACCTCACCCTCTGCGATCTGGGCCGCATGGACCTCATGATGCGTTCTGGGTACTGGAAACGGCTCACGGCAGCGGGCTGGTATCCGGTCGTCGCAGGCCAGATGGTGAGCTATCGTCGCTCGCTCAACCCCTTTCAAAAGTTTCAGCTCACCTCACGTATGCTCGGATTCGACGAGCATGGTGTGTACATCGAGCACACCTTCCGCACCCGAGAGCATGTGTGCGCCCAGGTGCATCTGCGTGCTCGTTTCCTCAAAAAGACCGGGGGAAAGGTGAGTGACGACGAACTGCGAGCATTCCTCGGGAGCGACCTTGCTGCCATGCCAGAGGTGCCTGAGTGGCTCTCGGAGTGGGCTGCGAGCACTCGTTCGTTACGCTAA
- the cyoE gene encoding heme o synthase — protein MPASGFSEDNQPLSNVPTTAKNDREAAARESVAAPEFSELADAAVFSERSRGTDAKIASRADGDTFRATFARYYSLTKPGVLYGNVLTAAAGFLLASGVAREFDTPLFLATIFGTTLVIAAACVLNNVLDRDIDDRMERTKKRATVSGSISVRNAVVFSIVLFVVGNAMLVAWTNWLVVITGLAGFFTYVVLYGMLSKRMSVHGTLVGSISGAAPIFAGYVAVTGSIDAAAVLVFLAIFFWQMPEFYSIAVYRRDEYARAGVPVITVVHGVPAAKVQILIYTVAYVASSIALTPLGYTGWVYAAVMGVLGIWWLVIGVQGFKAKDDNAWARRMFRFSLIIIMAYSLMISIGPLLP, from the coding sequence ATGCCCGCTAGCGGGTTCTCAGAAGATAACCAACCGCTTTCGAACGTTCCCACAACTGCCAAGAACGATCGCGAAGCCGCTGCAAGAGAGAGTGTTGCGGCTCCCGAATTCTCGGAGCTCGCAGACGCAGCGGTCTTCTCTGAACGCAGTCGCGGCACCGACGCAAAAATCGCGTCACGGGCCGACGGCGACACGTTCAGAGCCACATTTGCCAGGTACTACTCGCTCACGAAGCCTGGCGTACTCTATGGCAACGTACTCACCGCGGCTGCCGGCTTTTTGCTGGCCTCTGGTGTCGCCCGCGAATTTGATACTCCCCTCTTTCTCGCGACCATCTTCGGCACGACGCTCGTCATCGCTGCTGCATGCGTGCTGAACAACGTACTCGACCGCGACATCGATGACCGCATGGAACGTACCAAGAAGCGGGCAACCGTTTCGGGCAGCATCAGCGTGCGCAACGCTGTGGTCTTCTCAATCGTGCTCTTCGTTGTTGGCAACGCCATGCTCGTCGCCTGGACCAACTGGCTCGTGGTGATCACCGGACTCGCCGGTTTCTTCACCTACGTTGTGCTGTACGGGATGCTCTCGAAGCGCATGAGCGTGCACGGCACTCTCGTCGGCAGCATCTCGGGAGCGGCACCGATCTTCGCCGGGTACGTCGCTGTCACCGGCAGCATCGACGCGGCCGCGGTGCTCGTCTTTCTCGCGATTTTCTTTTGGCAGATGCCTGAGTTCTACTCGATTGCGGTGTACCGCCGTGACGAGTACGCCCGCGCCGGTGTGCCCGTCATTACGGTCGTCCATGGCGTGCCAGCGGCAAAGGTGCAGATTCTCATCTACACCGTCGCTTACGTCGCATCATCAATCGCCCTCACCCCGCTCGGGTACACCGGCTGGGTGTATGCGGCGGTCATGGGGGTGCTCGGCATCTGGTGGCTCGTCATTGGCGTGCAGGGCTTCAAAGCGAAAGATGATAACGCTTGGGCCCGCCGCATGTTCCGCTTCTCGCTCATCATCATCATGGCCTACAGCCTCATGATCTCGATCGGGCCGTTGCTGCCGTAG
- a CDS encoding LppX_LprAFG lipoprotein, with product MASLKKITAFTTLALVATLGLTGCGDDAKPASAPKGQEQAEKASTSELTADTFVQRINDAQYKAGSASMLMEMSQMGMDMEATADVVISEKPEDVAMSMTMSMPGTDSEMKMIMIGTDAYMNMGEMTQNKFAKLSLDELDGAGMGNLESQSNPAAQFELFEKALTDFKVGDTEKIDGVETTKYTLSLDTKIVVEEGGQEMTPEVSELLGDTLTYEMYVDSDDLPKRIVMPMGDGETVITFSDWGKDMKVEAPADDEIVEF from the coding sequence ATGGCATCATTGAAAAAGATCACCGCGTTTACTACTCTTGCGCTCGTTGCGACCCTCGGCTTGACCGGTTGCGGCGATGACGCTAAGCCGGCTTCGGCACCGAAAGGCCAGGAGCAGGCAGAGAAAGCTTCGACGAGCGAGCTCACGGCCGATACTTTTGTGCAGCGCATCAATGATGCTCAGTACAAGGCTGGTTCAGCAAGCATGCTCATGGAAATGTCGCAGATGGGAATGGACATGGAGGCAACCGCCGATGTGGTCATTTCTGAAAAGCCTGAAGACGTTGCGATGAGCATGACCATGAGCATGCCTGGCACCGACAGTGAGATGAAAATGATCATGATCGGTACCGACGCGTACATGAACATGGGCGAGATGACCCAGAACAAGTTCGCCAAGCTCTCGCTCGATGAGCTTGATGGCGCTGGCATGGGCAATCTCGAATCGCAGAGCAACCCAGCAGCACAGTTTGAACTTTTCGAAAAAGCACTCACCGACTTCAAGGTTGGCGACACTGAAAAGATCGACGGCGTTGAGACCACGAAGTACACGCTCTCACTCGACACGAAGATCGTTGTTGAAGAGGGCGGGCAAGAGATGACCCCCGAGGTGAGCGAGCTCCTTGGCGATACCCTCACCTACGAGATGTACGTCGATAGCGATGACCTTCCAAAGCGCATCGTCATGCCAATGGGCGATGGCGAGACGGTTATTACCTTCTCTGACTGGGGCAAGGACATGAAGGTTGAAGCTCCTGCTGACGATGAGATCGTAGAGTTCTAA
- a CDS encoding DNA-3-methyladenine glycosylase yields the protein MDRSFFFAHALEVAPRVLGTLLTVDSPAGQVTLRITEVEAYHGVGVPGPYDAGSHSKDRKTDRNASMFGDPGHAYVYLNYGMHYALNLVCSPSGIASGVLVRSAEVVDGADLAITRRLEKRGSRSTATPIAHAALAKGPGNLAAALGITRETHDGLDLFAAPFHLEFPSPAPTASIMSGPRVGVAGHAGGTDFSWRFWLSGDPTVSAFRPGRGAPAWRPPSTSH from the coding sequence ATGGATCGCTCGTTTTTCTTCGCTCACGCGCTCGAGGTGGCACCACGCGTGCTCGGTACGCTGCTCACGGTCGACTCACCAGCCGGACAGGTCACGCTGCGCATCACCGAGGTCGAGGCCTATCACGGAGTCGGCGTGCCGGGGCCATACGATGCTGGCTCGCATTCGAAAGATCGCAAGACCGATCGCAACGCGTCAATGTTCGGTGATCCCGGACACGCATACGTCTACCTGAACTACGGCATGCACTACGCACTGAACCTTGTGTGTTCGCCAAGCGGCATCGCCTCTGGGGTTCTCGTGCGCTCAGCCGAGGTCGTCGATGGCGCCGACCTCGCGATCACCAGGCGCCTTGAAAAACGCGGATCGCGCAGCACGGCTACCCCCATCGCGCACGCCGCTCTCGCGAAGGGCCCCGGCAACCTCGCTGCAGCTCTCGGCATCACCCGCGAAACGCACGACGGGCTCGATCTGTTTGCCGCCCCATTCCATTTGGAGTTCCCATCCCCCGCTCCCACCGCATCAATCATGAGCGGCCCGCGAGTGGGGGTTGCGGGTCATGCAGGGGGTACTGACTTTTCATGGCGCTTCTGGCTGTCAGGCGACCCGACCGTTTCAGCATTTCGCCCCGGCCGGGGCGCACCGGCGTGGCGGCCTCCCAGTACATCGCACTGA
- a CDS encoding YceI family protein encodes MTITAEQIPGYQAGTWTIDPAHSEVTFSVRHMAISKVKGRFENFDATFVTAPNPLDSTVKATVEVASVNTKQAQRDEHLRTSDFFKADEFPQLTFESTGAREENGELKVDGNLTMRGVTKPVTFDFEFGGVVVDGYGQTKAGFEAKTVVNREDFGVNWNSALDQGGFVLASDVTIALDVQATLQQ; translated from the coding sequence ATGACCATTACCGCTGAACAGATTCCTGGCTACCAAGCTGGCACCTGGACCATTGACCCGGCCCACTCAGAGGTGACCTTTTCAGTGCGGCACATGGCGATCAGTAAGGTCAAGGGCCGTTTTGAGAACTTTGACGCCACGTTCGTCACCGCTCCGAACCCTCTCGACTCGACCGTGAAAGCGACCGTTGAGGTTGCCTCGGTGAACACGAAGCAGGCGCAGCGCGACGAACACCTTCGCACGAGCGACTTCTTCAAGGCTGACGAGTTTCCACAGCTCACCTTCGAGTCGACCGGTGCTCGCGAAGAGAACGGCGAACTGAAGGTTGACGGTAACCTCACGATGCGCGGCGTTACGAAGCCCGTCACCTTCGACTTCGAGTTCGGCGGCGTTGTCGTTGACGGCTACGGCCAGACGAAGGCGGGCTTTGAAGCGAAGACCGTGGTGAACCGCGAAGACTTCGGTGTGAACTGGAACTCGGCGCTGGACCAGGGCGGTTTCGTGCTCGCCAGCGACGTCACGATTGCACTCGACGTGCAGGCCACACTTCAGCAGTAA
- a CDS encoding 3-isopropylmalate dehydrogenase, translated as MTRTIKLAVIPGDGIGPEVVQQANRVIDAVTRDSDVVFERTEFPLGAERFLATGDTLPEDEQRAIAEHDAILFGAVGGVPGDERLRGANIERGLLLKLRFDFDHYANVRPCTLFPGVTSPLANPGDIDFVVVREGTEGPYVGNGGSLRSGPHEVATEVSVNTAFGVERVVRYAFELAQSRPRKKLTWVHKTNVLVHAGKIWQRAVEAVGAEYPDVQVDYLHVDAATIFFVQDPARFDVIVTDNLFGDILTDIAGAIGGGIGLAASGNVNPDKTFPSMFEPVHGSAPDIAGKGIADPTAAILSAALMLDHLELPTEAERVRQAVRADLASRDDASRSTDEIAQAILAHL; from the coding sequence GTGACACGCACCATCAAGCTTGCAGTTATTCCCGGCGACGGAATTGGGCCCGAGGTTGTACAGCAAGCGAATCGCGTGATCGATGCCGTCACTCGCGACAGCGACGTGGTGTTCGAGCGAACTGAGTTCCCGCTCGGTGCCGAGCGGTTTCTCGCGACCGGCGATACCCTGCCCGAAGATGAGCAGCGTGCCATCGCCGAGCACGACGCAATTCTCTTCGGAGCCGTCGGTGGAGTGCCCGGCGACGAGCGTTTGCGTGGGGCAAACATTGAGCGAGGCCTGCTCCTGAAGCTGCGCTTCGACTTCGACCACTACGCAAACGTGCGCCCCTGCACGCTCTTTCCCGGGGTCACCTCACCACTCGCGAACCCGGGCGACATCGACTTTGTTGTCGTGCGCGAGGGTACCGAGGGCCCGTACGTTGGCAATGGCGGATCGCTCCGCAGCGGCCCCCACGAGGTGGCGACCGAGGTCTCGGTGAACACCGCGTTCGGCGTCGAACGTGTGGTGCGGTACGCCTTTGAACTCGCGCAGTCGCGCCCCCGCAAGAAGCTCACCTGGGTGCATAAGACCAACGTGCTCGTGCACGCGGGCAAGATCTGGCAGCGCGCCGTCGAAGCCGTCGGCGCCGAGTATCCAGACGTGCAGGTTGATTACCTGCACGTTGATGCCGCAACAATCTTCTTCGTGCAAGACCCCGCACGGTTTGACGTCATCGTCACCGACAACCTCTTTGGTGACATCCTGACCGACATTGCTGGCGCCATTGGCGGCGGCATTGGCCTCGCGGCCTCGGGTAACGTGAACCCCGATAAAACCTTCCCGAGCATGTTTGAGCCGGTACACGGCTCAGCGCCCGACATTGCGGGTAAGGGTATTGCTGATCCGACCGCGGCGATTCTTTCGGCAGCGCTCATGCTCGATCACCTCGAACTGCCCACCGAGGCGGAGCGAGTGAGGCAGGCCGTTCGCGCCGATCTTGCGAGCCGAGACGACGCGTCACGATCAACCGACGAGATCGCCCAGGCAATTCTCGCTCACCTCTAA
- a CDS encoding branched-chain amino acid aminotransferase, with the protein MTNITFTTTEAERRTDAEREAVLQNPGFGTHFTDHMASITWSAAEGWHDAEILPYGPIPVDPASSVLHYGQEIFEGLKAYRHEDGSIVVFRPEENGRRLNESAVRLALPELPVELFVEAVKQLVTIDADWVPRGEDQSLYIRPFMIADESFLGVRAAERARFIVIASPAGAYFTGGIKPVSIWLSQEFSRAGHGGTGAAKCGGNYAASLLPQNIAAENGCQQVLFTDSNTVDTIDELGGMNLFLVRSDKTLLTPALNGNILAGITRKSLIELAEARGYRVEERAVTVSEWREGVADGTITEAFACGTAAVITPIGELKSPDFSISFGDKAPGELTMSLREELTGIQTGTREDTRGWLTEIVSSEQSA; encoded by the coding sequence ATGACGAACATCACTTTCACCACGACCGAGGCTGAGCGCCGCACTGACGCAGAGCGCGAGGCGGTTCTTCAGAACCCCGGGTTTGGCACGCACTTCACCGACCACATGGCATCGATTACCTGGAGCGCCGCCGAGGGCTGGCACGACGCAGAGATTCTGCCCTATGGCCCCATTCCGGTCGACCCTGCCTCGAGCGTGCTCCACTACGGCCAGGAGATCTTCGAGGGTCTCAAAGCATACCGTCACGAGGATGGCTCGATCGTCGTCTTCAGGCCCGAAGAGAACGGCCGTCGACTCAACGAGTCGGCTGTGCGTCTCGCGCTGCCAGAGCTGCCCGTTGAGCTCTTCGTCGAGGCCGTCAAGCAGCTCGTCACGATCGATGCCGACTGGGTGCCCCGAGGCGAAGACCAGAGCCTCTACATTCGTCCCTTCATGATCGCCGACGAGAGCTTCCTCGGGGTTCGTGCGGCCGAGCGCGCCAGGTTCATCGTCATCGCAAGCCCTGCCGGTGCCTACTTCACCGGGGGCATTAAGCCCGTGTCGATCTGGCTTTCGCAGGAGTTCTCGCGCGCGGGTCACGGCGGTACCGGTGCCGCAAAGTGTGGCGGCAACTACGCCGCTTCGCTCTTGCCACAGAACATCGCGGCCGAGAACGGCTGCCAGCAGGTACTCTTCACCGATTCGAACACGGTCGATACTATCGACGAACTCGGCGGCATGAACCTCTTCCTCGTGCGCTCAGACAAGACGCTGCTCACTCCGGCACTCAACGGCAATATTCTCGCGGGTATTACCCGCAAGAGCCTCATCGAGCTCGCCGAGGCGCGCGGGTACCGTGTCGAAGAGCGCGCGGTCACCGTGAGCGAGTGGCGCGAGGGCGTTGCCGACGGAACGATCACCGAGGCTTTTGCCTGTGGCACGGCAGCGGTCATCACGCCGATCGGCGAGTTGAAGTCGCCCGACTTCTCCATTTCGTTCGGCGACAAGGCTCCCGGCGAGCTCACGATGTCGCTTCGTGAAGAACTCACCGGCATCCAGACCGGCACCCGTGAAGACACGCGGGGCTGGCTCACCGAGATCGTTTCAAGCGAGCAGAGCGCGTAG
- a CDS encoding fumarylacetoacetate hydrolase family protein translates to MRVARFRAADNTIAFGVFDEAENGEGEELVELVADPLVAGYETTGRRFSLDEVTLLAPVIPRSKVVCIGKNYLDHVAEMQERGMGGEAPKEPLLFLKPNTAVIGPDDAIVRPSLSNQVEFEGELAIVIGALAKEVPEERALEVVFGFTCGNDVTARDLQYADGQWARAKGFDTFCPLGPVIETDLDLSDLAIETRVNGEVKQRSSTAHLIHSIPKLVAHASQAFTLLPGDVILTGTPEGVGALEPGDVVEVEVEGIGVLRNPVR, encoded by the coding sequence ATGCGGGTAGCACGATTTCGCGCGGCAGATAACACGATTGCCTTCGGCGTTTTTGACGAGGCCGAGAATGGCGAGGGCGAGGAGCTTGTAGAGCTCGTCGCCGATCCGCTCGTTGCCGGTTACGAGACCACGGGTCGCCGTTTCTCGCTCGACGAGGTGACCCTTCTCGCGCCGGTGATTCCACGATCGAAGGTCGTGTGCATCGGTAAGAACTACCTCGATCACGTTGCCGAGATGCAAGAACGGGGCATGGGAGGCGAGGCTCCCAAAGAGCCGCTGCTCTTCCTGAAGCCCAACACAGCGGTCATCGGGCCAGACGATGCAATCGTGCGACCATCACTGTCGAACCAGGTGGAGTTTGAGGGTGAGCTCGCGATCGTCATCGGCGCCCTCGCTAAAGAGGTTCCCGAAGAACGCGCGCTTGAGGTTGTCTTTGGCTTCACCTGTGGCAACGACGTGACGGCTCGCGACCTGCAGTACGCCGACGGGCAGTGGGCGAGGGCCAAGGGCTTCGACACGTTCTGCCCGTTGGGGCCGGTCATCGAAACCGATCTTGACCTCAGTGATCTCGCGATCGAGACCCGCGTTAACGGCGAGGTCAAGCAGCGCTCGTCGACGGCTCACCTGATTCACTCGATCCCTAAGCTCGTGGCGCATGCCTCGCAGGCCTTCACGCTGCTTCCCGGCGACGTGATTCTCACGGGCACGCCTGAGGGCGTCGGGGCGCTTGAACCCGGCGACGTTGTTGAGGTCGAAGTTGAGGGCATCGGCGTTCTGCGTAACCCCGTTCGCTAG